In the Bacillus sp. FJAT-42376 genome, GCCCATATTCTTACATACGGTATTGATCAGCAAGCTGACATAATGGCATCCAATATTGTCATGACGGCGAGCGGGACTGAATTTCTTCTTCAAACACCGTTTGGCTCAAGAAAAATGAAACTGAAATTAATTGGAAAGTTCAGTGTCTATAATGTTCTTGCAGCGATAGCCGCAAGTCTTGCTACCGGTATTGAGCTTGAAACAGCAGCGGAAGCGCTGGAAAAAGCAGCCGGTGTCAGAGGGCGGTTTGAATTGGTGGATGCCGGTCAGCCGTTTGCTGTTATTGTGGATTATGCCCATACACCGGACAGTCTTGAAAATGTGCTGACAACCACCCAGAGCTTCTCTTCCGGACGGACTTTCGTTGTGGTAGGATGCGGAGGAGACCGCGATAAAACAAAACGGCCGATTATGGCTCAAATCGCCGTTAAATATGCAGAAGAACCTATTTTTACTTCTGATAATCCAAGAAGCGAGGACGCGATGGATATCCTTGCAGATATGGAGGAAGGAGTACAGGGAGCCTACTACCATTCGATTGCAAACAGGGAACAGGCGATTTATTTCGCGATCGCGAATGCACGTCCTGGAGATGTGGTGCTGATTGCAGGCAAAGGACATGAAACGTATCAGCAAATCGGGGACCACGTTTATGATTTTGATGACAGGGAAGTAGCCTTGAAGGCCATCAGCAGCCTCAAAATCGGAAAAAGCGCTGCACTCGCGGACAAGGAAGATTAAGGAAGAGAGTTGTAAAAGAAAATGGACTTGTTAACACGTTGTAAACATATTGAATCTAAAAAAGCATATGATGGTCACAAAGAGACAAGGATGGGGCTAGAAGGAGGAAGACGCAGTGCTTGAGCAAGTCATTTTATTTACCATTATGATGGGGTTTTTAATTAGCGTCCTGCTATCTCCTATCTTTATTCCTTTTTTAAGAAGATTGAAATTTGGACAAAGCATTCGGGATGAAGGACCTAAATCCCATATGAAAAAGACAGGTACACCGACCATGGGCGGAATTATGATCATCCTCTCGATTATCGTAACAACCCTCGTGATGACCGGGAAATTTTCTCAGCCGAGTGTGGAAATGTGGCTGCTTATCTTCGTAACATTCGGATATGGCGTACTCGGATTTTTAGATGACTTTATAAAAGTTGTAATGAAACGGAATCTGGGCTTAACATCAAAGCAAAAGCTGATTGGTCAAATCATGATTGCCGTTGTTTTTTACCTTGTATTCAGACAATATCATTTTTCAACTGAAATTCGTGTGCCCGGTACAGAATTCGCGTTTGATTTAGGCTGGGCGTATGTACTGCTCATCGTCTTCATGCTGGTCGGAGGATCAAATGCTGTAAACCTGACTGACGGGCTGGACGGTCTGCTGTCGGGGACTGCAGCGATTGCATTTGGGGCATTCGCTATTCTTGCCTGGAATCAGTCACAATACGATGTAGCCATATTTTCGGTGGCAGTAGCCGGCGCGGTGCTCGGGTTCCTTGTCTTTAATGCACATCCTGCGAAGGTGTTTATGGGGGATACGGGTTCGCTTGCCCTCGGAGGAGCCATTGTAACAGTGGCTATTTTAACAAAGCTTGAGATTCTTCTCGTTCTGATCGGCGGAATCTTTGTCCTTGAAACTCTTTCCGTCATTATTCAGGTAATCTCATTTAAAACGACTGGAAAACGGGTATTTAAAATGAGTCCGCTGCATCACCATTATGAACTGTCCGGCTGGTCTGAATGGCGTGTTGTAGTCACGTTTTGGACAGTCGGTTTGATATTTGCCATGATCGGAATTTATATTGAGGTGTGGATGTAAAGTGAAGACGATTGATTTATACAAGGGTAAATCTGTTTTGGTTTTAGGACTGGCGAAAAGCGGTCTTGCCGCAGCGAAATTGCTGCAGAAACTGGGTGCATCTGTTACGGTCAACGATATGAAACCGCTCGATGAAAATGAAGCAGCCCGGGAATTACAAACAATGGGTATTCATGTCATCTGCGGAAGCCATCCGGATAAGCTTCTTGAAGACCGCAAAATTGAAATGGTGGTTAAAAATCCAGGTATCCCATACTCAAATCCGGTGCTTGTTCAGGCAGCCGGCATGGGAATTCCAGTCTTGACAGAAGTGGAGCTTGCCTATCAGATTTCCGAAGCGGATATAATCGGAATTACAGGTTCAAACGGCAAAACGACGACGACCACCCTTGTATTCGAAATGCTTAAAAAAGACGGCAAACAGCCTCTTATAGCCGGAAACATTGGGACGGTTGCGTGCGAGGTGGCCGAGAAAGCAAAGCCAGACCAGGTGATTGTCATGGAGCTTTCTTCCTTCCAGCTCCAGGGAACGGAAACGTTCAAGCCATCAGCTGCTGTTGTACTGAATTTATTTGATGCCCACCTTGACTATCACGGTACGAAAGATGCGTATGCAGCGGCTAAAGGGAAAATCTATGAAAACCTGACGGACAGTGAGATTGCTGTTATGAATGCTGATGATCAGGAAGCATCCAGACTCGGAGATGCCTCAAAAGGAAAACGGGTTTATTTTTCCGTTCACCGCGACCTTGGGCAGGGCGCATTCATTAAGGATGAAGCTATTTGGTATAACGATGAACAAATTATTTCTGTAAAAGATATCGTGCTTCCGGGTAAGCATAACCTGGAAAATATTCTGGCAGCCATATGTCTTGTGAAAACGAGAGGGTGTTCAAACGAGGCAATCCGCCAAGTGCTGACCTCATTTTCGGGTGTTATTCACAGACTTCAGTTTGTCCGGAACGTCAAAGGACGTAAATTTTACAATGATTCCAAAGCGACGAATATTCTCGCAACCTCGAAAGCTCTTGAAGCATTTGAACAGCCTGTCATTCTTCTTGCCGGCGGACTGGACCGCGGGAATGGCTTTGACGAGCTGAAAAAATCCATGAAGTATGTCAAAGCATTGATTACATTCGGGGAAACAGCACCGAAGCTTGAAAAGACGGCGGAAGAACTCGGAATAGAAGTGATCAAACGTGTCGATAATGTGGAACAGGCAGCCGGCGCGGCTTACGATCAATCAGAATCCGGTGATATTATTCTTCTGTCCCCGGCATGTGCAAGCTGGGATCAGTATAAGACATTTGAACAAAGAGGAGACATGTTTGCAAGCGCCGTGCATAAGCTAGATTAAGGGCTCGTACCAGTTAGGGCCTGACCTTTAGAGGAAATAGAGGTGTACGGCTTTGACGGCGAAAAAGACGACTCCGGATTTTATCTTGATTATTGTGACACTTTTGCTTCTTACAGTAGGATTGATCATGGTCTACAGTGCCAGTGCCATTTGGGCGGATTACAAATTCGATGATTCATTTTTCTTTGCGAAAAGGCAGCTGCTTTTTGCGGGAATCGGAATTATCGGAATGTTTTTCATCATGAACGTGGATTACTGGACGTGGAGGACTTGGGCAAAAATTCTTCTGCTGGTCTGCTTTGTTTTGCTGATTGCGGTCCTGATTCCAGGAATCGGAATGGAGCGGAATGGCTCAAGAAGCTGGATTGGCGTAGGGGCCTTTTCCATTCAGCCCTCTGAATTTATGAAATTTGCCATGATTGTATTTTTAGCAAAATATTTATCTGAACATCAAAAAAAAATTACGTCCTTCAGGAAAGGACTCATACCTTCTCTTGGACTTGTTTTTATTGCGTTTGGCATGATTATGCTTCAGCCGGACCTTGGCACTGGAACCGTTATGGTGGGGACTTGTATCATTATGATTTTCACAGCCGGTGCGCGCATCTGGCACTTCGGTTTTCTTGGTCTCCTTGGTGTAGGCGGTTTTGCAGCGCTCGTTCTTTCCGCTCCATACCGCATGAAACGGATTACATCCTTTCTGGATCCGTGGCAGGATCCGCTGGGAAGCGGGTTTCAGATCATTCAGTCGCTTTATGCGATCGGTCCCGGCGGATTGTTCGGAATGGGCCTGGGGCAGAGCAGACAGAAATTCTTTTACCTGCCTGAGCCGCAGACTGACTTTATTTTTGCGATTCTTTCCGAGGAATTGGGCTTTATTGGAGGAACGCTCGTGCTGCTGCTGTTCTGTCTGCTTCTATGGAGAGGCATTCGAATTGCCCTTGGAGCGCCAGACCTTTACGGTGCGTTTCTCGCCGTTGGAATTATCGCCATGGTCGCTATACAGGTTATGATTAATATCGGAGTTGTTACGGGGCTGATGCCTGTAACAGGAATCACTCTCCCATTCCTGAGCTATGGAGGTTCTTCTCTCACACTCATGCTTATGGGGATCGGAGTTTTGCTGAATATCAGCAGGTATGCAAAATATTAAGCAGATAAAGCACCATTTGATGAGGCTGACCCTGCTCAGGCGGAAATGATGGACATTTTCCTTGGGCTACAGGGCCAGCCCATCCCATTTTCCCTATTATTCAGGAAATTAGGAGGAGTTTTTATGAAAGTAGCTGTAAGCGGCGGAGGTACGGGAGGCCATATCTATCCTGCACTTGCCCTTATTAAAGAAATGCAGAAAAAGCATCCCGATGCGGAATTTTTATATATAGGAACAGAAAACGGACTGGAAAAAGGAATAGTAGAAAGAGAGAACATCCCATTTAAGTCGATTGAAATCTCAGGGTTTAAGCGGAAAATCTCACTCGACAATGTCAGAACGGTTATGAGATTTCTAAAAGGGGTTCAGACCAGCAAGCGGTATTTAAAAGATTTCAAGCCGGATGCAGTGATTGGCACAGGAGGCTATGTTTGCGGTCCTGTGGTTTATGCTGCGGCAAAGATGAACATCCCGACAGTCATTCATGAACAAAACAGTCTTCCGGGAATTACGAATAAATTTCTAGCCAGGTATTCCGACAAAGTAGCCATCTGTTTTGAAGAAGCCAGAAGCTATTTTCCTGCAGACAAAGCTGTCATGACGGGCAACCCCCGAGCATCTGAAGTAGCCGGTGTTAATGGAGAAAAAGGCAAGTTGTCAGCGGGATTGAAGCCTGGAAAAAAATCCGTCCTTGTATTTGGGGGAAGCAGGGGAGCAAGGCCGATTAATAAAGCAATCCTTGAAGTGCTTCCGGAAATCGGAAAAAGAGACTATCAGCTTCTATATGTGACAGGAGAAGTTCATTACAAACAGGTGGCAGAAGAAGCTAAGTCGCTTGGCGCACCTGAAAATGTCATCATAAAACCTTTTATTCATAACATGCCGGAGGTGCTGGCGGGGGTCGATCTGATTGTCGGACGGGCGGGCGCTACCTCCATTGCCGAGATTACAGCTCTTGGACTTCCGAGTATTCTCATCCCAAGTCCTTACGTAACGGCGAATCACCAGGAAGTGAACGCAAGGTCTTTAAGTGATAAAGGGGCAGCTGTATTAATGCTGGAAAAGGATTTAAACGGCGAGAGTCTTCTTCGTGAAATGGATGAAGTAATGGAAAACGAAGCCAGGCTTTTGTGTATGAGAAAAGCCTCATCCGAAATCGGGATGCCGGATGCAGCATCAAGGCTTGCAGAAGTATTGGAAGAAGTTTCCCGCAAAAAATAAAGATTGCTTACAGGAGGTTATTATGGAAAACGTCATCAAGGAATTGGAACTGGCGGGGATTGGTAAAGTCTTCGTCAATGAACCGCTATCCAAGCATACAACCATGAAAATCGGCGGCCCGGCGGATTGCCTGGTCGTGCCTAAAGATATTAACAGCCTTGAAACAATCATCAAGATTGTCAAAAAAAACGGGGTGAAATGGAGAGCCATTGGCAGAGGATCGAATCTTCTCGTATCCGATGAAGGAATTGAAGGAGTCGTCATCAAGCTTGGCGAAGGGCTCGATCACATGGAAATCGACGGAGACGTTTTGACAGTCGGCGGCGGCTATTCTGTTATTAAACTGGCAACCATCATCAGCAAAAAGGGGCTTTCCGGACTGGAGTTTGCCAGCGGTATTCCTGGTTCCATAGGCGGCGCTGTTTATATGAATGCAGGTGCCCACGGCTCCGATATGAGCAAAATACTAATGAAGGCACATGTCCTTTTCGAAGATGGAACATTTGAATGGCTGACAAATGAAGACATGCACTTTTCCTACAGGACTTCTCTGCTTCAAAAAGAGCGGCCGGGAATTTGTCTTGAAGCGGTTCTAAAGCTTGAAGCAGGCGAGAAAGAGGAAATTGTAAAAGTCATGCAGAAAAACAAAGATTACCGGAGAGATACACAGCCTTGGAATTTCCCGTGCGCAGGAAGCATCTTCCGCAATCCGCTCCCAGAATACGCGGGATCTTTAGTAGAAAAAGCCGGATTAAAGGGCCATAAAATCGGCGGCGCACAAGTTTCGGAAATGCACGGTAACTTTATCGTCAATGCAGGCGGTGCCACTGCATCGGATGTGTTAAATCTGATAGCTTTTGTCAAAGAAACAATCCTTGAAAAAAACGGGATTGAACTTGAAACAGAGGTCGAAATTATCGGGCGAAATTCCTGAAGAAAGTGGCTTATATATTCCGGCTATTGTGCTATAATGACTAATATAGGAAAAATGTAAAACGGCATCCAGCATGCCGTTTGTTTATATTTCCCATTCTGTTTTGAATGAATTTTTCATGAAGGGTGACTGGGAATTTGAATAATCGAATGGAACAGGAAAAAATTGTTTCGATCGAAGACCGTATACCTAAACTGAAACAGCACCGCAAACAAAAAACGAATAAACGCCTTATTGCTTTTTTATGTCTATTCTTTGTATTGATCTTCCTCGTCATCTATTTTCAATCTCCTTTAAGCAAGATTTCTGTCGTTGAAGTGAAGGGGAACAGCCATTCAAGCAAAGAAACGATCCTAATGCAAAGCGGAATTTCTGCCGGGACAGGCTTTTGGAATCTGGATGGCGGACAGGCGGAAAGAGAAGTTAAAAAGCTGAAAGAAATAAAATCAGCACAAGTTTTAAAGACGTTCCCCAATAAAGTGACTGTCCAGGTCGAAGAGTATAAGCGCGTGGCTTATGCGGAAAAGAACGGTTCGTATATGCCGATACTTGAAAACGGGATCGTGCTGCCGGCAGATAAAGCGTCGCTGCCTTCTGATGCACCGATTTTAATCAACTGGAACGATGCGGATCAAATACAGGAAATGGCGTCAGCTCTGCTTGAAATTCCAAAGCCGATCGCTTCTTCCATTTCTGAAATCTATCATGCTCCGGAAAAGAATGATTCCTGGCACATCACTCTATATATGAATGAGGGCTTTGTCATCAGCGGTTCGGTAAGAAACATTGCCGAGAAAATTAAAGATTATCCCTCCATTGTGTCTCAGCTCAAGCCCGGTTCAAAAGGGATCATTCATATGGAGGTCGGAACCTATTTTGAATCCTATGACAAGCCGGCCGGCACCAAGGATAATCCAGAACAGGGAGTAAAAACAAATGAAACCCAGGGGTAAGTATGTTCTGCTTTCTATAGTCATGCTTGTTCTCGGTTATCTGATTGCCTTCTCCTATCAGCTGACAAATGAAACGAAGCAGGGCAGCATCTCGGCAGAACAGTGGAATAAAGAGTATGAATCGAGGCAGCTTCTCATTAATCAGGAAGAGAAAAACCTGAAACTGCAAGAAGAGCTGTCAGACAAACAAAAAAAAGTACAAAATTACGAAGAAATGCTGAAAAAAGATAAGCAGGCGGCAAGCGGTCTCGTCGATGAAATTGAAAAGCTCCGAATGTACGTTGGCGAAACTGGGGTCAAAGGGAAAGGTGTTCAAATCACCCTGGAAGATTCCTCCTACATACCAGCCAATGAAAATGCCAACAATTACATTGTCCATGAAAGCCACATTTTTAAAGTGATTAATGAATTATTGATTTCAGGCGCTTCTGCAGTGGCGATCAATGGACAGAGAGTCTCTTCCGATTCTTATATTTTCTGCAATGGCCCCGTTATTACGGTAGACGGGAATCAGTTTCCTGCCCCGTTTGTGATTTCCGCCATTGGAGACCCGGAAGTAATGATTGGAGCATTTACCATTTCAGGCGGTGTATCCGAAGAGCTTGTTTATGATAACATCGTAGTGAAGTCTGAAAAGAAGAATGAGATTACCATGAATCCGATGCTTCAGGGTGACCGAAAATCCTGATAACTCATCTAGGTAAGGAGCAAGGAATGTGTCAGGAAGGAAAAAGATAGCAGGCTATACTTTAATCATGGGCCTTTTCGGCTTCATGCTATCCGTTCAATTTTTATCCATAAAGGAGCCTGTAACGAGAGATACAAGAGACATTTGGGAAATTAGATCTGAACTGAAGCAAGAACAAAAGCAGCAGTCCGAGCTGTTAAAAGAAATCACAAAATATGATCAGCTAGTAAACACGTATGAATCTAATGAAGAAACCGCCAGAGAAGATGCACTGGAAAAAACACGTGACGAACTAAAAGTTCAAGCCGGTTTGACCGAAGTAAAAGGAGACGGACTGGTCCTTCATCTTGAACCGCTGTTTACAAAAGAGATAATTGGGGAAAGTACTATATCTGTCTCGCCTGATTTGCTCAGAAAACTGATCAATGAACTGAACACTTACGATGCAGAGCATATATCCGTGAATGGGCACAGGGTTGTCAGCACAACCGTTATCCGAGATATTAACGGAGTAACGAAGATGGACGGTTATCCACTTGACTCCCTCCCTATCGAGATTAAAGTGATTGCAGAGAATGCAAATAAACTTTCTGACAGGGTGAAAGCATCCGGTACCCACGATTTGTTTGCAGTCGATAACATTAAGCTGACAGATGAAGAACCGAGAAAAAACATCGTGATTCCCGGCAGCGATAAGAAAATCCGCATCGGGGAACTGAAGCCCTATGAAGGCAGCAAAGGGGGAGAAAACTGATGTGGCTTCCGGTGCTTGGACTGATTTTGGGAATTGCGCTTGGCTTTTCTACAGAATTTAAAATTCCAGCTGAGTATTCAAATTACTTGTCCATTGCCATTCTCGCGGCACTTGACACGCTGCTCGGAGGAATAAGGGCTCAGCTTCAAAACATTTATGATGAGCTCGTTTTCGTTTCTGGATTCTTTTTTAATATTCTTCTTGCCGCAGCTTTGGCTTTTCTGGGGGTGCACCTTGGTGTAGACTTATACCTGGTGGCAATTTTTGCCTTCGGAGTAAGGTTATTCCAGAATATTGCGGTGATCAGAAGGATTTTAATAGCAAAGTGGAGCGAATCAAGGCAAAAGGCAAAAAAAGTTGATTAAACAAGAGGGAAAAATGCATCTTTTGACGAATAATTTCTTATGGCATGTTTTCTCGCTATAAAATGAAGTATCATAAGGATGCAAACATCTAAACGGCAAGAGGATAAAAGATCGTGTTCAGATGGCTTTTGCCGGAAAAATTCTGATCTTCCCCGTATAGGAAATACGGATTGTCATGTAAAACACCAAATAATAGAATAGAAATGCAGAGAGATAAGGAGGTGCCATAGAATGAACAACAGTGAAATCTTCGTGAGTCTCGACATCGGTACATCCAGTGTGAAAGTGATCATCGGCGAAATGGCAGATGACACTTTGAACGTCATCGGTGTGGGGAATGTAAAATCAGAAGGATTAAAAAAAGGTTCGATCGTCGATATAGACGAAACCGTTCATTCTATTAAGAAAGCCGTGGAACAAGCGGAACGCATGGTGGGAATTCCCTTGAAAAGAGTTGTAGTGGGGGTTGCCGGCAACCATGTTCATCTTCAGGATTGTCATGGAGTAGTGGCTGTTTCCAGCGAAAACAGAGAAATAGCGAACGAAGATGTCCGCCGTGTCATTGAAGCGGCCCAGGTGATGTCTATTCCTCCTGAGAGAGAAATTATTGACGTTATTCCCCGTCAGTTCATTGTTGACGGACTGGATGAAATAAATGATCCCCGCGGTATGCTTGGGGTTCGGCTTGAGATGGAAGGGACTATCATTACCGGATCTAAAACGATCTTACATAATCTGCTTCGCTGTGTTGAGAGAGCGGGGCTCGAAATTACAGACATCTGCCTTCAGCCATTGGCTGCCGGTTCTGTCGCCTTGTCCCGCGATGAAAAAAATCTCGGGGTTGCCATGATTGACATTGGCGGAGGATCAACGACCATCGCTCTTTTTGAGCAGGGCCATCTGCGTACGTCATCTGTTCTCCCGATTGGCGGAGAGCATTTAACAAAGGATCTGTCGATCGGATTGCGTACTGCTACGGAAGAAGCAGAGAGAATCAAAGTGAAATACGGACATGCATTTTATGATCATGCTTCTCCTGATGAGGTTTTTGAAGTATCCATCATCGGAACAGATCAAAAACAGCAATTTAATCAGCTTGAAATCTCTGATATTATTGAAGCTAGACTTGAAGAATTATTTGAAATGGTCCAGCATGAACTGATGAGACTTGGTGTAAGAGACCTTCCGGGAGGTTTTGTGCTGACAGGCGGTACCGTCAGCATGCCGGGAGTGCTCGAACTGGCACAGGACATGCTGCAAAGCAGCGTGAGAATCGCAAGCCCCGATTATATTGGAGTAAGAGAACCGAAGTATATGACGGGAGTAGGGCTCATCCAGTTTGCGTATAAAAATGCTAAGATACAGGGAAGAAGAATTGGATCGAATGTGTCTCAGGAAGTATACGCCGAACAGGCTGCAGCTGCCGTAAGGGAAGAACCGCAGCAGAGAAGCAGCAGCAAACCGAAGCAAACGGAAGATAAGAAACAAAGCAAAGTGAAAAAGTTTTTTGGCTACTTCTTTGAATAAAACGATCAACCAGAAGTGATTGATGGATTAGGAGGATTATGCATGTTGGAGTTTGAAACGAATATTGACGGTCTAGCAACCATAAAAGTTATAGGGGTAGGCGGAGGCGGAAACAACGCTGTAAACCGCATGATCGAGCATGGAGTACAAGGGGTAGAGTTCATCGCCGTAAATACGGATGCACAAGCTCTTAACCTATCTAAAGCAGAAGTGAAAATGCAAATAGGTTCTAAGCTTACAAGAGGACTTGGAGCAGGTGCCAATCCTGAAGTAGGCAAAAAGGCTGCCGAAGAAAGCAAAGAGCAGATTGAAGAAGCACTTCGAGGGGCAGACATGGTCTTTGTAACAGCAGGTATGGGAGGCGGAACCGGAACCGGCGCGGCTCCAGTGATCGCGCAGATTGCGAAAGACTTAGGTGCTCTTACCGTTGGGGTTGTAACCCGCCCATTTACATTTGAAGGAAGAAAGCGGGCTATGCAGGCTTCCGGCGGAATTTCTTCTATGAAAGAATCAGTCGATACCCTGATTGTCATCCCTAACGACCGTTTGCTTGAAATTGTAGACAAAAACACACCGATGCTTGAAGCATTCCGTGAAGCCGATAACGTCCTTCGCCAAGGTGTACAGGGGATTTCCGACCTGATTGCGGTTCCCGGTCTGATTAACCTTGATTTTGCCGATGTAAAAACCATCATGTCCAATAGAGGATCTGCTCTTATGGGTATTGGAGTGGCGACAGGGGAGAGCAGAGCGGCAGAAGCTGCGAAAAAAGCGATTTCCAGTCCGCTTCTCGAGACATCCATTGATGGCGCTCAAGGTGTTTTAATGAACATCACAGGCGGAACCAACCTGAGCCTGTATGAAGTTCAGGAAGCAGCTGACATTGTGGCATCCGCTTCCGATCAGGAAGTAAACATGATTTTCGGTTCGGTCATTAATGAAAATCTGAAAGATGAAATTGTTGTAACCGTCATTGCTACAGGCTTCAGCGAGCAGGAAATCAGCCAAAGCAAACAGCCTCGTTTTGGAGGAAGCGTCCAGCCTTCACCAAACCAAAAACCGGCTGTACCTCAGAAGCGTGAGCGTGAAATGAAGCGTGAAGAACCTTCTCCATACAGCGAAAGTCCGCGTCAGCAGCAACAGCAGCCTGATGATGCATTGGATATCCCGACTTTCCTGCGCAACCGCAACAGAAGAAGATAACATTCGAAAGAGCCCGGCATATTGCCCGGGCTCTTTTTTTGTCTGATCCATTGAGCACTTTGGATGATTGGATGAGAGCTAAAGCTGATCGCTGCAAATAGGAAATCATTCCGGCTTTCATCCGACAAAACCCCTGAAAAAAACTCCCTTTTCCCTTTCACAAATTGACACACTTTCACGGACGATCTCTTTATACTTAAGGCTATATCCTGCTTGATAGACAATCTGCAGCCTGTCAGGAAAGAGGGGTTGAAATTGTCCGTTTATTTAGATGTCATCTGGCTCCTTAATTTTCTATTCGATGTATTCTTGCTGCTGCTTACGGCGTCTCTCCTGAAAAGACCGAAAATCTGGTACCGGCTTCTATTGGGCGGTTTTATCGGTTCAGCCATCATCCTTTTCCTTTTTACACCATGGGGTCCCTTTTTCAGCCATCCGGCAGGAAAAGTCCTAATTTCTGTCTTGATGATCTGGTCAGCTTTTGGTTTCGTGCGTTTTAAGTACTTTATCCAAAACTGGCTGATGTTTTACTTTGTCACATTTGCCTTGGGCGGAGGAATCATCGGGGCCCATTATTTCATGCAAAAGGATAGTTACTTATCCCAGGGTGTTCTTATCACCCAGACAACGGGATTCGGAGATCCGATTACATGGATTTTCGTCATAATCGGCTTTCCTGTACTCTGGCTGTTTTCATCCCGGCGGGGGCAGGATGTACAGGTCAAAAAACTTCAGTACCATGAAATTGTCCACGTAACCGCGGTATTTGGTGAAACCATTCTTCCAATGACAGGTCTTATTGACAGCGGCAATCAGCTGTTCGATCCCATCACGAGAACGCCCGTCATGATTGCGGATACAGGAAAATTAATCAATCTGCTGCCAAAACCGCTAACGGATAAAGTGATGTCTGGAGATGTTTTGAAGGACTCACCTGAACTGGATGATCATTGGCAGCTAAGAATGCGAATCATTCCCTACAGGGGGGTGGGACAGCAAAATCAATTCCTCATCGGCTTAAAGCCTGATTCACTGACGATTCGAACTGAAAAAGAAACACTGAACGTGAAAAAAGCCATCATTGGCTTAAGCTCTTCCCAGCTGTCAGCTGATGGAGACTTTACATGCATTGTCCATCCTCAAATGCTTCAGGAAGGTTCTTCAGCCCATGTATCTTAAACGGCAGGAAGTATTATTAGTTTACTCGCGTTTTGGACTTTTAGAAGGGGGAGAAAGATGAAAAACCTAAGGCTGCGTCTAACTTACTGGTGGTACAAACTTTTAACGAAGCTTGGCTTAAAAACGGATGAAATCTACTACATCGGGGGAAGCG is a window encoding:
- a CDS encoding DUF881 domain-containing protein yields the protein MSGRKKIAGYTLIMGLFGFMLSVQFLSIKEPVTRDTRDIWEIRSELKQEQKQQSELLKEITKYDQLVNTYESNEETAREDALEKTRDELKVQAGLTEVKGDGLVLHLEPLFTKEIIGESTISVSPDLLRKLINELNTYDAEHISVNGHRVVSTTVIRDINGVTKMDGYPLDSLPIEIKVIAENANKLSDRVKASGTHDLFAVDNIKLTDEEPRKNIVIPGSDKKIRIGELKPYEGSKGGEN
- a CDS encoding DUF881 domain-containing protein; the protein is MKPRGKYVLLSIVMLVLGYLIAFSYQLTNETKQGSISAEQWNKEYESRQLLINQEEKNLKLQEELSDKQKKVQNYEEMLKKDKQAASGLVDEIEKLRMYVGETGVKGKGVQITLEDSSYIPANENANNYIVHESHIFKVINELLISGASAVAINGQRVSSDSYIFCNGPVITVDGNQFPAPFVISAIGDPEVMIGAFTISGGVSEELVYDNIVVKSEKKNEITMNPMLQGDRKS
- the ftsA gene encoding cell division protein FtsA, with the translated sequence MNNSEIFVSLDIGTSSVKVIIGEMADDTLNVIGVGNVKSEGLKKGSIVDIDETVHSIKKAVEQAERMVGIPLKRVVVGVAGNHVHLQDCHGVVAVSSENREIANEDVRRVIEAAQVMSIPPEREIIDVIPRQFIVDGLDEINDPRGMLGVRLEMEGTIITGSKTILHNLLRCVERAGLEITDICLQPLAAGSVALSRDEKNLGVAMIDIGGGSTTIALFEQGHLRTSSVLPIGGEHLTKDLSIGLRTATEEAERIKVKYGHAFYDHASPDEVFEVSIIGTDQKQQFNQLEISDIIEARLEELFEMVQHELMRLGVRDLPGGFVLTGGTVSMPGVLELAQDMLQSSVRIASPDYIGVREPKYMTGVGLIQFAYKNAKIQGRRIGSNVSQEVYAEQAAAAVREEPQQRSSSKPKQTEDKKQSKVKKFFGYFFE
- a CDS encoding small basic family protein — its product is MWLPVLGLILGIALGFSTEFKIPAEYSNYLSIAILAALDTLLGGIRAQLQNIYDELVFVSGFFFNILLAAALAFLGVHLGVDLYLVAIFAFGVRLFQNIAVIRRILIAKWSESRQKAKKVD
- the ftsZ gene encoding cell division protein FtsZ: MLEFETNIDGLATIKVIGVGGGGNNAVNRMIEHGVQGVEFIAVNTDAQALNLSKAEVKMQIGSKLTRGLGAGANPEVGKKAAEESKEQIEEALRGADMVFVTAGMGGGTGTGAAPVIAQIAKDLGALTVGVVTRPFTFEGRKRAMQASGGISSMKESVDTLIVIPNDRLLEIVDKNTPMLEAFREADNVLRQGVQGISDLIAVPGLINLDFADVKTIMSNRGSALMGIGVATGESRAAEAAKKAISSPLLETSIDGAQGVLMNITGGTNLSLYEVQEAADIVASASDQEVNMIFGSVINENLKDEIVVTVIATGFSEQEISQSKQPRFGGSVQPSPNQKPAVPQKREREMKREEPSPYSESPRQQQQQPDDALDIPTFLRNRNRRR
- the spoIIGA gene encoding sigma-E processing peptidase SpoIIGA, with the protein product MSVYLDVIWLLNFLFDVFLLLLTASLLKRPKIWYRLLLGGFIGSAIILFLFTPWGPFFSHPAGKVLISVLMIWSAFGFVRFKYFIQNWLMFYFVTFALGGGIIGAHYFMQKDSYLSQGVLITQTTGFGDPITWIFVIIGFPVLWLFSSRRGQDVQVKKLQYHEIVHVTAVFGETILPMTGLIDSGNQLFDPITRTPVMIADTGKLINLLPKPLTDKVMSGDVLKDSPELDDHWQLRMRIIPYRGVGQQNQFLIGLKPDSLTIRTEKETLNVKKAIIGLSSSQLSADGDFTCIVHPQMLQEGSSAHVS